One genomic window of Desulfurococcus mucosus DSM 2162 includes the following:
- a CDS encoding D-aminoacyl-tRNA deacylase — protein sequence MKSLAYSVRDPAGRGIALYIAESLGLTSAKCPGAVECFRGDGFILAGFEEDVIYFDFLEDRLPSASEYIVLSRHSSEAGVKSYTVHHTGNFGGEAAYGGKPGELGVASPLTAWRLLRLLKTLRDSYGRSEYEVSYEATHHGPTSISKPLVFVEIGSTLGEWRDEVNHRVVGEAVARLLKEPGGDECNPAIGIGGGHYPRKHTELALSEPVCYGHIMAKYALGALSMDTLDKMVHRSAVKPSIIVVEKKGTRQEHRVLVEEYASNKGLTLRYI from the coding sequence ATGAAGAGTCTCGCTTACAGTGTACGGGATCCAGCTGGGAGAGGTATAGCGCTCTACATTGCTGAGTCACTTGGGTTAACTAGCGCTAAGTGCCCCGGAGCCGTTGAGTGCTTCAGAGGAGACGGCTTCATACTAGCCGGCTTCGAAGAAGACGTCATATACTTCGACTTCCTCGAGGATAGATTGCCCTCGGCCTCAGAGTACATTGTTTTATCGAGGCATAGTAGTGAGGCAGGCGTGAAAAGCTACACGGTGCATCATACAGGGAACTTCGGTGGTGAAGCCGCCTACGGTGGTAAACCCGGGGAACTCGGCGTCGCCTCCCCGCTCACCGCGTGGAGGCTTCTCAGACTACTTAAAACCCTTAGAGACAGCTATGGGAGAAGCGAGTACGAGGTCAGCTATGAGGCAACGCACCATGGGCCTACAAGCATCTCGAAGCCCCTTGTCTTCGTGGAGATCGGGAGCACGCTTGGCGAGTGGAGGGATGAAGTAAACCATAGGGTGGTGGGTGAAGCCGTGGCCAGGCTGCTCAAGGAGCCCGGTGGAGACGAGTGTAATCCCGCAATAGGTATTGGAGGAGGACACTACCCGAGGAAGCACACTGAGTTAGCGTTATCGGAGCCCGTGTGCTACGGGCACATAATGGCCAAGTACGCCTTGGGAGCACTTTCAATGGATACACTGGATAAGATGGTTCACAGGAGTGCCGTTAAACCATCCATCATAGTTGTCGAGAAGAAGGGGACGAGGCAGGAGCACAGGGTTCTCGTAGAGGAGTATGCTTCGAATAAGGGTTTAACCCTCCGCTACATCTAG